From a single Epinephelus fuscoguttatus linkage group LG18, E.fuscoguttatus.final_Chr_v1 genomic region:
- the rpl28 gene encoding 60S ribosomal protein L28, with protein MSSHLQWMVIRNCSSFLIKRNGQTYSTEPNNLKSRNSFRFNGLVHKKTVGVQPAADGKGVVVVLKKRAGQHKPASSYEKITINKNSRATLNSLRHIISKNKYRKDLRMAALRRASAILKSQKPVVVKKKRTRAAKTA; from the exons ATGTCGTCCCATTTGCAGTGGATGGTCATCAGGAACTGCTCCAGCTTCCTCATCAAGAGGAACGGACAGACCTACAGCACT GAGCCCAACAACCTGAAGTCCAGGAACTCTTTCCGCTTCAATGGTTTGGTGCACAAGAAGACTGTAGGTGTGCAGCCAGCTGCCGATGGCAAGGGAGTCGTCGTCGTGCTGAAGAAGCGTGCAG GTCAGCACAAACCTGCCAGCTCATACGAGAAGATCACCATCAACAAGAACTCTCGCGCCACCCTCAACAGCCTGAGGCACATCATCAGCAAGAACAAGTACAGGAAGGACCTGCGCATG GCTGCCCTGCGTCGTGCCAGTGCCATTCTGAAGAGCCAGAAGCCTGTTGTGGTCAAGAAGAAGCGCACCAGGGCTGCCAAGACAGCATAA
- the LOC125906184 gene encoding uncharacterized protein LOC125906184 yields the protein MDEEEDLETLGEKLYILIYPKHKENAGKLTGMLLELPGPVLSQMLQDEATLTAAVEKALRALQLAQDPSKVTCKDEDDASVSSDSLGEQLFDLVDVYNTGHSQKITGMLLEQHKEVVLNLLSDPKLLEEQVNFALKTLKEQNMEETDISDMSDADDTERLGEKIFSLVEELDPLHANDITGMLLEMDPAALQQLLSDHSMLEVAVQKAQAALDTQNQTLST from the exons ATGGACGAAGAAGAAGATCTGGAGACACTTGGTGAGAAACTGTACATTCTGATTTACCCCAAACACAAAGAGAATGCTGGAAAACTCACAG GTATGTTGCTGGAGCTGCCAGGTCCTGTGCTGAGTCAGATGCTGCAGGATGAAGCCACGCTGACTGCTGCTGTGGAGAAAGCCCTCAGAGCCCTGCAGCTGGCACAGGATCCCAG CAAAGTAACATGTAAGGACGAGGATGACGCATCTGTGTCCTCTGACTCTCTGGGGGAGCAGCTGTTTGACCTGGTGGATGTTTACAACACAGGCCACTCGCAGAAAATCACAG GAATGCTTCTGGAGCAGCACAAAGAGGTCGTGTTAAACCTTCTTTCAGATCCAAAACTGCTGGAAGAGCAGGTGAACTTCGCCCTGAAGACTCTCAAGGA ACAGAACATGGAGGAGACAGACATTAGTGACATGTCGGATGCTGATGACACAGAGAGGCTTGGAGAGAAGATCTTCTCACTGGTGGAGGAGCTGGATCCACTTCATGCAAATGATATTACAG GTATGCTGCTGGAGATGGACCCAGCTGCTCTCCAACAGCTGCTCAGTGACCACTCGATGCTGGAAGTTGCCGTTCAGAAAGCACAAGCAGCGCTTGACACTCAGAATCAAACTCTCTCTACTTGA